In Actinomadura luteofluorescens, the sequence TGGCCCCGCGGCGGGGCCGCGCGGAGCATGGGCGTATGAACAGCAGCTACGCGGTGGGGGATCTGCGGGTCTCGGACGCCGAGCGTGAACCGGTCATCCAGCGGCTTCAGGACGCCTACGCCGAGGGGCGGCTCGACGAGGACGAGTTCGACCTGCGCGTGCAACTGGCGATGACGGCCAAGACGCGCAACGACCTCGGCGCCGTCCTCCTCGATCTGGTGCCCGCTCCCGCGGGGCCCGTGGCGGTCGAGGGCGAGGCGGCGACCGGCGAGGACCGGATGCTGGCCGCCGTCGCGCACGCCGTCGCCGTCCCCACGCTGTTCGTCGGCCCGCTCGTGCTGATGCTGCTGAGCGGCAAGCGGTCGCCCTACGTCCGGCGGCAGGCGGCGGAGGCCGTGAACTTCCAGGTGACGCTGCTGCTGCTCACGATCGTCACCTTCGGCGTCGGCGGGGTCGTGTACGCGGTGGCGTGGGTGCTGTCGGCGATCGCGGCGGTCTTCGCGCTGACCGGCCAGACGTTCCGCTATCCGTGGATCCTGCGCCTGGTGAAGTGAGGCGGGGCGCACGGGCCCGGTGTTGAACGCGGCTCGGGTTTGTCGGAGTACCCCTCCGGGGAGGGTTGTCGTGGTCGCGTCGTGCGCGACCGGCCGCCTCCAGGAGATGGAACGACGCCTATGTGCACGCCCGTGGGTTTATTCCCCTCTCTACCTGTGACTCCTTTAACGTCCGAGTTATGTGGACCATGCATGGGATGATCGATTAACTATGCGAGGGAGGGGTAGATGACGGAGCTTGCGATCAAGGGCGATCACCAGCGGGCGGTGGAGGCGCTCCGGAGGTCCTACCAGGCCATCCCGGCGGGCACGCCGGTGCGGTTGGCCAAGCGGACCTCCAACC encodes:
- a CDS encoding DUF1707 and DUF4870 domain-containing protein; protein product: MNSSYAVGDLRVSDAEREPVIQRLQDAYAEGRLDEDEFDLRVQLAMTAKTRNDLGAVLLDLVPAPAGPVAVEGEAATGEDRMLAAVAHAVAVPTLFVGPLVLMLLSGKRSPYVRRQAAEAVNFQVTLLLLTIVTFGVGGVVYAVAWVLSAIAAVFALTGQTFRYPWILRLVK